One window of the Ammospiza nelsoni isolate bAmmNel1 chromosome 2, bAmmNel1.pri, whole genome shotgun sequence genome contains the following:
- the ZC3H12C gene encoding probable ribonuclease ZC3H12C, producing the protein MGLKDHLGHDLGHLYVGSTGTQINAIVPWSMAEKPTMDKVNSRKEDREKETSEETSGSSSCDSEESTNSDNDSERLNNSASESHLLPKTHRQLCRSPCLEPHILKRNEILQDFRIEEAQIVPKEVKKPPDVVKEYQTKLEFALKLGYSEEQVQLVLNKLGTDALINDILGELVKLGNKTETDQTVTNANTSVMREASSIESQRSESPLQEDVTEDGDNLRPIVIDGSNVAMSHGNKEVFSCRGIKLAVDWFLERGHKDVTVFVPAWRKEQSRPDALITDQEILRKLEKEKILVFTPSRRVQGRRVVCYDDRFIVKLAFESDGIIVSNDNYRDLANEKPEWKKFIDERLLMYSFVNDKFMPPDDPLGRHGPSLDNFLRKKPIVPEHKKQPCPYGKKCTYGHKCKYYHPERGNQPQRSVADELRAMSRSTAAKTTSEGGLVKSNSVPCSTKSEGTSELKRAAPKRQSDPSIRTQVYQDLEEKLPTKNKLETRSVPSLVSIPSSSGGKPQSTAPLTNGLPSGVHFSPQDQRPQGQYPTVMMATKNHGTPMPYDQYPKCESPVDVGYYSMLSAYSNLSISGPRSPERRFSLDTDYRISSVASDCSSEGSVSCGSSDSYVGYSDRSYMSSPDPQLEENLKCQHMHAHGRLNAQPFLQSYHEPLARVQSYSHEEPKHHHKSPIPYMAVHLQHAAVGARSSCPNEYSAPQSLPHSKALHLGRALVSTRIDSISDSRLYENSPLRHRKPYSGQEGLGGWDRQSYGMDAYSYRQTYSLPSNPTQPCYEQFAFQSLPEQQEQPWRVPYCGIPPQDPPRLQDTREKVYINLCNIFPPDLVRMVMKKNPHVTDAQQLAAAILVEKSQLGY; encoded by the exons ATGGGCTTGAAGGATCATCTGGGGCATGACTTAGGCCACCTTTATGTGGGGAGCACTGGCACACAAATAAATGCAATTGTACCTTGGTCGATGGCGGAGAAGCCAACGATGGATAAGGTTAATTCTAGGaaagaagacagagaaaaggagacaTCTGAAGAGACTTCTGGAAGCTCCAGCTGTGACTCCGAAGAAAGCACAAATTCTGATAATGATTCAGAGAGACTGAATAATTCTGCATCGGAGTCACATTTATTGCCTAAGACTCATCGACAGCTGTGCCGATCTCCTTGCTTAGAGCCTCatatactaaaaagaaatgaGATCTTGCAAGACTTTAGGATAGAAGAGGCTCAGATAGTACCTAAGGAAGTCAAAAAGCCTCCCGATGTGGTGAAAGAATATCAAACCAAACTGGAGTTTGCACTTAAGTTGGGTTACTCTGAAGAGCAGGTTCAACTTGTACTAAATAAACTTGGTACTGATGCTTTAATAAATGATATTTTGGGAGAACTTGTCAAACTTGGGAATAAAACTGAGACTGATCAGACTGTAACTAATGCTAACACTAGTGTAATGCGTGAAGCGTCTTCCATAGAGTCTCAGAGGTCAGAGTCTCCACTGCAGGAGGATGTGACAGAGGATGGAGACAACCTGAGGCCAATAGTTATTGATGGCAGCAATGTTGCAATGAG CCATGGGAACAAAGAAGTATTTTCTTGTCGAGGAATCAAATTGGCAGTAGATTGGTTTTTGGAAAGAGGCCACAAGGATGTTACTGTGTTTGTGCCAGCGTGGAGGAAAGAGCAGTCAAGACCAGATGCTCTTATAACAG ATCAAGAAATCTTACGTAAattggagaaggaaaagattCTTGTGTTCACTCCATCCCGGCGCGTGCAGGGGAGAAGGGTGGTGTGCTACGATGACCGATTCATAGTGAAGTTGGCCTTCGAGTCAGATGGCATCATTGTCTCCAATGATAACTACAGGGATCTAGCTAATGAAAAGCCAGAATGGAAGAAGTTCATAGATGAACGCTTGTTGATGTATTCTTTTGTTAATGACAA ATTTATGCCTCCTGATGATCCTCTTGGCCGCCATGGTCCAAGTCTGGACAATTttcttaggaagaagcctaTTGTGCCAGAGCATAAGAAGCAACCATGTCCATATG GGAAGAAATGTACCTATGGACACAAATGCAAATACTATCATCCAGAAAGAGGAAATCAGCCTCAGCGATCCGTAGCTGATGAACTCCGTGCCATGTCTAGAAGCACAGCTGCCAAAACTACGAGTGAAGGAGGACTGGTAAAAAGCAATAGCGTTCCCTGTAGCACTAAAAGCGAGGGCACTTCAGAGCTGAAGCGCGCTGCTCCAAAGAGGCAATCGGATCCTAGTATAAGGACTCAAGTCTATCAGGACTTGGAGGAAAAGCTTCCCACCAAAAACAAATTGGAAACCAGGTCTGTACCTTCTTTAGTTAGCATACCAAGTTCCTCTGGTGGAAAACCCCAAAGTACTGCACCTTTAACTAATGGCCTTCCATCCGGAGTTCACTTCTCACCTCAGGATCAAAGACCACAGGGACAGTATCCTACAGTGATGATGGCAACCAAAAATCATGGAACACCAATGCCTTATGACCAGTATCCAAAATGTGAGTCTCCGGTGGACGTAGGGTATTACTCTATGCTGAGTGCATATTCAAATCTCAGCATATCGGGACCGCGTAGTCCCGAGAGGCGCTTCTCCCTGGACACAGATTATCGGATTAGCTCCGTAGCTTCCGACTGCAGCAGCGAGGGGAGCgtcagctgtggcagcagcgATTCCTACGTGGGTTACAGCGACCGCTCCTACATGAGTTCTCCTGACCCGCAGCTGGAGGAGAACTTGAAGTGCCAGCACATGCACGCCCACGGCCGCCTTAACGCTCAGCCCTTCCTGCAGAGCTACCACGAGCCCCTAGCTCGCGTGCAGAGCTACAGTCACGAAGAACCAAAGCACCACCACAAATCTCCCATCCCGTACATGGCTGTGCATCTGCAGCACGCAGCAGTCGGTGCTCGCTCCAGCTGTCCCAATGAGTACTCCGCGCCTCAGAGCTTGCCTCATTCGAAGGCGCTGCACCTGGGGAGAGCCCTGGTGTCCACGAGGATAGACAGCATCTCAGATTCGCGCCTGTACGAAAACTCCCCCTTAAGACACAGGAAGCCTTACTCTggccaggaagggctgggaggcTGGGATAGGCAGAGTTACGGCATGGATGCCTACAGCTACCGCCAGACGTACTCCTTGCCCAGCAACCCCACGCAGCCGTGCTACGAGCAGTTCGCCTTCCAAAGCCTTCccgagcagcaggagcagccctggcgCGTCCCTTACTGTGGAATCCCCCCACAAGACCCCCCAAGGCTCCAAGACACCCGGGAGAAGGTTTACATTAACCTCTGCAACATCTTCCCCCCCGATCTCGTGCGCATGGTGATGAAGAAGAACCCTCACGTGACGGACGCTCAGCAGCTCGCTGCTGCCATCTTAGTGGAGAAATCTCAGCTAGGTTATTGA